Genomic segment of Citrus sinensis cultivar Valencia sweet orange chromosome 7, DVS_A1.0, whole genome shotgun sequence:
ATGGGCAGATTCGCACCAACTGCCGCAAAATAAACTGAATTCTATTGGGGCCTTTTTAATTAGCTTTGAACAAAGTCGTTCATTTCTATTTCTTGTTTTCCTATGTCCTGAATATTAAGCGAATAATGATCATGATGATCGTGTTACTAGATTTGGATTAATATTCAGTaagcattttttaatttttctatttctcaTAACTACAGATAAAGTGAAATCTGCCATGTGTTGTAATCTTAATACACGTTTCTTAATTGCCAGTTCTTGCAAGAGAATGGCACTTTCAtttctctaaaatttattttactaatttcTGGATTCATCATAAATTGATCATCTCTTACACctctactaataaaattaaactatttaatttatttgttatatatatatatatattctaaaaCAGTGTGTTATTTCTATAACTGTTTTGACACTAGTAACGAACAAAggtgttaaaaatttatggcaaaattaaaatcttaattatgaCCAAAATGTGTCATTCTaccattttataatattactctaataatagtttgtttgatttttgacTAGACATGAAATATGATTCAGATtgattcatatatatatatatatagagagagagagagagagagagagagagagagagagagagagagagagagagagagagagagccaGTTTGAGATTGTTGTGGATGACAAAATAAGTTGCTTCTACtgtattaatgaaataaatcattgaacaaaaaagtgattagGTTTTTGATAAACTATATTATTTCAGTTACTATTAAGTTTCAAAAGCAAAGTATAtgaatttagtaaaatttattattaaattgttccTCATTTTGTAATTACCATATGTATATGTTTAAGAGTaagtataataaattttctagaaTGTTTTTTAGACacaaaaatttacattaaaaaactcaaataattaaaatcctatgaaccttataatatattatattaaatatgataaagttCATAGcgtaatacaataataaataacttaaaattaaataaaaaagtaatatgtAGTTGTAGTAATATGAAAGGGTTTATGATTTTTAGTAgtgtttatgaaaaaaatatgatacaattgtctttttattaaaataataaggttGTTATAGGAACTTTAAAAGCGTTTGATGACTTATTCAATAAGCTACTATTATGGCTAGTTTGGGATACATGTGACTgataaaataagttgtttttgCTATGTGGATGAAATAAGTTGTTGATTAAAAAAGTAGCTTAGTATTTAATACATTATGTCGTTGTAATTGTTGTTAGTTTGAAAAGTAGAATAcaagtatttggtaaattttatcatgaaaCTGCTGCTTTACTATATAATGACTAAATAGACATAAGTTTAGATTTCcttctatttatatattagggtttatgaaaaaaataagatataattatatttttattatggaaAGGTTATGATAAGGACTTTAAAAAAGTGTTGTGGCTTAAGTTAATAAGTTGCTTACAAAAAGTAACTCTCTACATGcttttagaaatttctttctatcaaaatgaaaaaaaaaaaacttaaataagcagtttttaaaaaattaaccaaacatcatttttgtcaaaacttataaaatatgttGCTTGTAGAGTTTCAACCTCATTCGCCAATGGGACCTTAAAAAGCAACCTGCTATCTACTTTAAAAACTATTGTTAGAATTGagaaacttataaaataaatagttataaCATCCCACATCATGAGAGAAAGAGTTCCTGGACTAGTTTATACACCTTGGACTCTTCTGGCTAAGTAAACACATTTTAAGTTGTAAAGGCCAATAACAAAATTGGGATCAACTGTGTTCCTAATGCAGACAATATCTACTTGGTTATTGGCCTCAGGCTGTTGCAGTTGGTATCAAAATCGACTAGCGACCCGATGTGTGAATGGATATGATAATGATATGATTTAGTtccattttgttttcaataacCCTCACGAGGATGCGAGGTCCTCAATGGGGGAAGCATGTAATATCCCACATTACTAGTGAGACAATTCCTGAACTAGTTTTATAAGCATTGGGCTCtcttaactaagaagatgcattTTGAATTGTAAAGCCAGATAATAAAACCGTGACAAACTTTGTGTCCAAATGAAACAATATCTACTTGGTTGTTGGGTTTGAACTATTGCaataactattaaaaaatttaacataaactAGTTCTATCAAAACTTATGTGATAAGTCTCCTTAACATTTCAACTGCAATTATAAACGTAGCCTTAACAACGAAAAATATGGGTGAgtttaattttgacttaaacTAAATTCATGTTAGTTTATTTCCATATAAAATATGAAccatcatttttttcctttttaaaacctttttttcaatgaaattATAAGGATAAATATGCAAAAACCatgtttttaatatattctattcaataactaagaaaaatttaaaaataaacatattatttagattTGTATATTTGGGGTGCATTTAGCACACTATATTGTATAGTATTAGCTTTATTACATTAGCTATATTGCATCATCTTGTACTAAGCTATAATGTAATCCTATATTTAGTGTAGTATGAACTGCATTAtgtaacataaattttttattttaatttataataaattaataatttaagatttatttatattttcttatcatttatattaaatttataatttaaatttttataattaaaatgagcATTTTTCACTCACTGACCACTATAAGCCGTCGCTGGCCATCCTTTTTCAGTATCATTTGAACTTTATTTTGATACAATTAAAGTTCTTTTTATTAGGCTATGCAATGGTGCAATTATTACTGGGaaagaaattttcatttgctaTAGATATGCATGCAAAGTttcagtttttaaaattttaaccgtAAATTTATGGCAAACGAAAGCTCTTTTTTCGGAAAAATTGCTCAATTGCTTAATTCTAAAACACTAATTTATGCAGTAGCCACCAATGACCGGCAACCGTTGAACTGTTGTCGACGGCAACATagttgagtttttaattttatttaatattatataatttattcagtttttattatagaaaataaaaaaactaatatgaACAATGTGGTATTACACAAATTGGACCCCTAGGTTTATTTGATGCGGCATTGTTCACAACATGATGCATGTTAATACACCATAAGGTGAACAAGaatatttaccaaacatgaaattgaattacattaattaatacaattctcttctcacaaaaaaaaaacaagtaatACAATTTCATGTAATGTGGTGTGTCAAACACACCCTCGATATTATACATTTGAATATAACTTTGACGTAAAATAAACTCATGTAAAACTCTTTCCATATAAATTtaccatcattttttttaccttATTAAAACCTCATTTCCCTTGCCAATTAATGTAATtgattatatgaaaaatatgtttacgagtaaatatgtttttgtattcaaatatcttcaaattttagtaaatgcacaattgttcaaatttcacatgaaaaaaaattaaaaaaaaccgGCAATTAGcttttattatatgtttcaTCATTAACATCACATagaaaaaaactttattattaatggtcaGATCAAGAAATGCAATTCTTGAAACCAGTAAATTACACGTGCTAGTTAACTCTTCTGCAATTCATCCTGATTTCTCCATTATTACCAGTAAGTACGTTCAAGTTACCCATCTTGATCATGGAAGCGCTAAAATCTGATGCAAAAGAAATTGGATTTGTACTGTACTTTCGCACCAGCCGATCACTATCACTgctatcatttttaaaaagttgcTGATCAGAATGAAGGAGACCCCTTGATGCTATCAAATCCTTAAAGTACTGATTATCAAATAGTGTAGTTGTTGCATCAAGTGGTTCTGTGTTGAATGTTCCTCCGGTTACTGGGCAATTCTTTTGCTTGGAAGCAGCAAATACTGGATCTATATCTGAGTCATTGTAAATCCTGTTCCGAAATGATGGGCAGCGAGCAAGTCCAATGCTGTGGCCTCCTGAGAGAGCAACTAGGTCTTGGAGATTTAAGCCTTGTGATTGGAAGTTTGAAAGAAGCACAGAGAAGTTTGAAAATGGGGAAGGTAGATTGGCATTTGCATCATTGAAGCTTGCAGTTCTTGCATCTCTTCTTCCTAATTGTACTGGATAACATGGACCTCCTAACTGAAATCACAAAAAGCAATATACTCGTCTCATATATTTGGGATTAAGCCCTGAAGATATTTGTGTAATAGAACTATTAACTGTCAAGTATAAGTTAGTAGATGCTTGACAAACAGATGTTTAGTAAACTTGAGCTACCGTAcctttaaagtaaattaattgcattttaatataattatccaAAACATCTTTATCATAGGCAAGTTTCCGttaaaatttaagtatttttcctttttacttgttatttgtatatataatataaaaatattatttttccttagaAAAGTTGGGTGTCCATCGTCTATAAAAGCAATAGCAAGGACGTTTTGGGTTTTAAAAGATAGAGATTAACTTTGTAGGTAAACTGAACCCTAGAGACTAAAGGAAAGTTTGCCATTAATAAGCACAAACTCAGTtgttttaagtgttttttaaaataaataattatttgaaaaaaaaatgtcgaTGG
This window contains:
- the LOC102626547 gene encoding peroxidase P7-like, giving the protein MAAIKSFVVYFVLAAAAIIPINAQLTPNFYEKMCPQALPTIRTVVRNAITNETRMGASLLRLHFHDCFVNGCDGSLLLDDTANFVGEKTAIPNNNSVRGFDVIDEIKQAVNTACKGNVVSCADIVAVAARDSVNLLGGPCYPVQLGRRDARTASFNDANANLPSPFSNFSVLLSNFQSQGLNLQDLVALSGGHSIGLARCPSFRNRIYNDSDIDPVFAASKQKNCPVTGGTFNTEPLDATTTLFDNQYFKDLIASRGLLHSDQQLFKNDSSDSDRLVRKYSTNPISFASDFSASMIKMGNLNVLTGNNGEIRMNCRRVN